Proteins from a genomic interval of Bradysia coprophila strain Holo2 chromosome X, BU_Bcop_v1, whole genome shotgun sequence:
- the LOC119082125 gene encoding uncharacterized protein LOC119082125, which yields MVGTPLAIPKRKLATIIAILKSRRLLSDHSEVLEECLSNDCKESESWVHKYSNGISCSLLVTSSILTLKFVSKRIGVALCTISSGYAIMCLAKLVSYGQLWFLHNSIERLLNDIDEFDACMRRSISYFRENAFFQSTHQSGGMSTSSKELTACTTSLITIVESIRDVVVSLEQMVVLSKVDDLFSPLEDLSEYLEKSSNEATVSNLKDLYNIFLYAQSHLLTRLSLLLIYNGQSQLLPKAMCSALSRAMNDEICRENSRYEQLTSSAPTDTNHRSANTIDHVAMEPISNLKGYSISASSKILAIASECRRIDGIIQSVHKLNEDELTGLMPSIIQIENAFNVCQSEYQRFVVAYCKAMNVNYTDHCTDRPDINGDSEFTAENEALHLKFKEIEPDEEEFFTSTERTSDDESKESNRNRRGWDDELAEKNIKVVKQRFKPVLAQLKGKIEPIAASLRERERNHLLAKGIDPSEFVDCNKLNEGFRSCSDSDDDDGEDSVRHKKPNRFDEMRKFLEGKSQISLIPMRSANDNFLNEDILE from the exons ATGGTGGGCACTCCATTGGCCATTCCG AAACGGAAACTAGCCACAATCATTGCAATTCTAAAGTCTCGTAGACTCCTGTCGGATCACAGTGAAGTATTGGAAGAATGTTTGTCGAATGACTGCAAGGAATCGGAGTCATGGGTACATAAATACAGCAATGGAATCAGTTGCTCATTGTTGGTTACTTCatcaattttaacattaaaatttgtatCCAAGCG AATTGGTGTCGCTCTATGCACCATATCTAGTGGATACGCAATTATGTGCCTTGCGAAACTGGTATCGTACGGACAATTATGGTTTTTGCACAATTCCATTGAACGTTTATTGAACGACATCGACGAATTCGATGCCTGCATGAGGAGAAGCATTTCGTATTTCCGGGAGAATGCATTTTTTCAATCGACACACCAATCTGGCGGCAT GAGCACATCGTCTAAAGAGCTGACCGCATGCACCACATCATTAATCACCATCGTTGAATCTATCCGTGATGTGGTTGTGTCACTCGAACAAATGGTTGTCCTATCAAAGGTTGATGACTTGTTTAGTCCCCTGGAAGACCTAAGtgaatatttggaaaaatcgAGCAACGAGGCGACTGTTTCAAACCTTAAG GATTTGTACAATATCTTCCTTTACGCTCAATCTCACTTGCTAACTCGTCTGAGTTTATTGCTAATATACAATGGGCAGTCTCAACTTTTACCAAAAGCAATGTGCTCAGCTCTTTCACGTGCCATGAACGATGAGATCTGCAGGGAGAATTCCAGATACGAACAACTGACTTCGAGCGCGCCCACCGACACTAATCATCGATCGGCGAACACTATCGATCATGTGGCGATGGagccaatttcaaatttgaaaggTTATTCCATCAGCGcttcatcgaaaatattggCAATAGCCAGTGAATGTCGTCGCATTGATGGCATCATTCAGAGTGTACATAAACTGAACGAAGATGAATTGACGGGATTGATGCCATCGATCATCCAAATCGAAAATGCATTTAATGTTTGCCAAAGTGAATATCAAAGATTCGTTGTCGCCTACTGTAAGGCGATGAACGTGAATTACACCGACCATTGTACCGACAGACCTGATATAAATGGAGACAGCGAATTTACTGCTGAAAATGAAGCATtgcatttgaaatttaaagaaatcgAGCCCGACGAAGAGgaatttttcacttcaacGGAACGCACGTCTGACGACGAGTCAAAGGAATCGAACCGAAATCGACGTGGTTGGGATGATGAACTGGCCgagaaaaatatcaaagtggTTAAGCAGCGCTTCAAGCCGGTACTGGCTCAATTGAAGGGAAAAATTGAACCGATAGCAGCATCGTTGCGTGAAAGAGAACGGAACCACCTGCTGGCAAAGGGTATCGATCCCAGTGAATTTGTCGATTgtaataaattgaatgaagGCTTCCGAAGTTGTTCGGATTCCGATGACGACGATGGTGAAGACAGTGTACGACATAAAAAGCCGAACCGTTTTGATGAGATGAGAAAGTTTCTGGAGGGAAAATCTCAGATTAGTTTAATCCCGATGCGAAGTGCCAATGACAACTTTTTAAATGAAGACATTTTGGAGTGA